Proteins from a single region of Prinia subflava isolate CZ2003 ecotype Zambia chromosome 10, Cam_Psub_1.2, whole genome shotgun sequence:
- the ARPC5 gene encoding actin-related protein 2/3 complex subunit 5, translated as MAKHTVSSARFRRVDVDEYDENKFVDEEDGGDGQAGPDEGEVDSCLRQGNMMAALQAALKNPPINTKNQAVKDRAESIVLKVLISFKANDIEKAVQSLDKNGVDLLMKYIYKGFESPSDNSSAVLLQWHEKALAAGGVGSIVRVLTARKTV; from the exons aTGGCGAAGCACACGGTGTCCTCGGCGCGGTTCCGCCGGGTGGACGTGGACGAGTACGACGAGAACAAGTTCGTGGATGAGGAGGACGGCGGCGACGGGCAAGCGGGGCCCGATGAGGGCGAGGTGGACTCGTGCCTGCGGCAA GGGAACATGATGGCtgcactgcaggcagctctgaagAACCCTCCCATCAACACAAAGAACCAGGCAGTGAAG GACCGTGCTGAGAGCATCGTGCTGAAGGTGCTCATCTCCTTCAAAGCCAATGACATCGAGAAGGCGGTGCAGTCGCTGGACAAGAACGGGGTGGACCTGCTCATGAAGTACATCTACAAGGGCTTCGAGAGCCCCTCCGACAACAGCAGCGCcgtgctgctgcagtggcacGAGAAG GCGCTGGCTGCCGGAGGAGTCGGGTCCATTGTGCGTGTTCTGACGGCCAGGAAGACGGTGTGA
- the NCF2 gene encoding LOW QUALITY PROTEIN: neutrophil cytosol factor 2 (The sequence of the model RefSeq protein was modified relative to this genomic sequence to represent the inferred CDS: deleted 1 base in 1 codon) — MSLVETIRLWQEGVCAADRKEWGAALDAFTAVQNPPAKICFNIGCIQLVLGKLEEAEEAFTRSIGCDRHLAVAYFQRGTVFYRRQNHGKAIEDFREALAQLRGNQLIDYKILGLCYRLFACEQILCNIALVHATLENWEKAEEHLTLAIGMKSEPQHNKIDRAMEAILKQKHCELVAIPAGRLFRPNEKQVAQLEKKDYLGKAMVVASVVDKDDFSGFAPLQPQASGPPPRPKTPEILRALTGQPHRVMFEFIPETAEELPVLPGNIVFVLKKEKDNWATVMFNGKKGIVPCNFLEPVELHNKLHIQEETPVEVEISESPTSTVPEKPRRQAPDYVPATVAQPRDTAKEAEPAVCSPHVLKVHYKFTVALRVDRGLSYRELLELVCKKLELQPEHTELRYKAVEGQELVRLSADNVEVAWSQSKDNCLTVWCNGTEGEGFVADSKPEESPQEATPGEAGTTHVVAQYSYEATQPEDLEFEAGDTILVLSKVNEDWFEGTCKGRTGIFPSAFIQQPNTEPPEK, encoded by the exons ATGTCCCTGGTGGAGACGATCCGgctgtggcaggaaggggtGTGCGCGGCGGACAGGAAGGAGTGGGGAGCTGCCCTGGATGCCTTCACGGCCGTCCAGAACCCCCCTGCCAAAATCTGCTTTAACATCGGCTGCATCCAGCTCGTCCTGGGGAAGCtggaggaggcggaggag GCGTTCACCCGGAGCATCGGCTGCGACAGGCACCTGGCAGTGGCTTATTTCCAGCGG GGTACTGTGTTTTACCGGAGGCAGAA CCATGGCAAGGCCATTGAGGATTTCAGAGAGGCGCTGGCCCAGCTGCGAGGCAACCAACTCATCGACTACAAGATCCTGGGGCTGTGCTACCGGCTCTTTGCCTGCGAG CAGATTCTCTGCAACATCGCACTGGTGCATGCCACCCTGGAAAActgggagaaggctgaggagcACCTGACCCTGGCCATAGGCATGAAGAGCGAGCCCCAGCACAACAAGATAGACAGAGCAATGGAAGCCATCCTG AAGCAGAAGCACTGTGAGCTGGTGGCCATTCCTGCAGGGAGGCTGTTCAGGCCAAATGAGAAGCAAGTGGCTCAGCTGGAGAAGAAGGACTACCTGGGAAAGGCAATG GTGGTGGCATCTGTGGTGGACAAGGACGACTTTTCAGGATTTGCTCCCCTACAGCCACAG GCCTCTGGTCCTCCACCCAGACCCAAGACCCCAGAAATCCTCAG GGCCCTCACAGGGCAGCCACACCGTGTCATGTTCGAGTTCATTCCCGAGactgctgaggagctgccagtCCTGCCAGGAAACATTGTCTTTGTcctgaagaaagagaaggacaATTGGGCTACAGTGATGTTCAATGGAAAG aaaGGGATCGTTCCCTGCAACTTCCTTGAGCCTGTGGAGCTCCACAATAAGCTGCATATCCAG GAAGAAACCCCTGTGGAAGTTGAGATCTCTGAGTCGCCCACCTCCACTGTGCCGGAGAAGCCCCGGCGGCAGGCGCCAG acTACGTTCCTGCTACTGTGGCGCAGCCAAGAGACACAGCAAAG GAGGCTGAACCAGCTGTCTGCAGCCCCCATGTGCTCAAGGTGCATTACAAATTCACGGTTGCCCTGAGAGTCGATCGAGGCCTCTCctacagggagctgctggagctggtcTGCAagaagctggagctgcagcccgaGCACACGGAGCTGAG GTACAAGGCTGTGGAGGGCCAGGAGCTGGTGAGACTGAGTGCAGACAACGTGGAGGTGGCCTGGAGCCAGAGCAAGGACAACTGCCTGACAGTCTGGTGCAATGGCACAGAG GGAGAGGGGTTTGTAGCAGACAGCAAACCAGAGGAGTCACCACAGGAGGCAACACCAGGGGAGGCAGGAACAACCCACGTTGTAGCTCAGTACAGTTATGAAGCCACCCAACCTGAAGACCTGGAGTTTGAGGCAGGAGACACAATCCTTGTTTTATCCAAAG tgaATGAAGACTGGTTTGAAGGCACATGCAAGGGCAGGACTGGCATCTTCCCATCTGCGTTCATTCAACAGCCCAACACTGAACCCCCAGAGAAGTGA